The segment TGCTTTCATAGGGATAGTTGAAGTTATCACTTTAACCCCGTTTTTGCATTGCGAGACGTTGTCGGCAATGACTACAGCGTAGAATGCAGAAGTAGGACATTTGGCGGGAGATAGCAAGAAATTACCAGGACCGGCACTCAACCAGTACCGTAGAGTTCCTTCCTTGCACTGTGATGCGGCGGTCAATTGCACGAGAATACTACGAAGAGTTGATCGAGGAAACGGAGGGCTGATTCTTGCTTTCGATGCCGATCGAAGGAAGCGATCTAAATGAGCATCCAGCTCATAGAGGTAGCTACAAAAATAGGATAGGTTATATTAAGCTTATAATCATGGGTTCTTCTAACAGGTTCGGGATTCGAATCTCAACACCTATAACACCTCACTCGATCCCAAACTATCGGTCTCCTTTGTACCGAAAATAGAGAAAACAGGGACCTACCCATCTAGAATGACTGCAGTATCAAACACACCGTGGCCTCGATGAACCATGTGATCATCTATGGGAATTACCATCATGGCAGGGTCGAGAACAATCCCTCCGAAAACACTGGAATACATAGCAGGATATGGTTTCTTCTTCACCGGACTCCACTTCTCGTGCAGCTTTTCGATCAACTGATagacacacacacaaaaaatCAGGATATACCAATGACACGAGACTGGTTAAAATATGCTTCTGGTCATTATCTTCTTCATATGTTTGGAATTTAGCCCCTTAACTTCTATTTGATGAAACTTAACACTCTACTTTTCGGATTTTTTCAGATTTAAAAATGCAAGTCTAATTGTTAGTGTTGCTTAAATTGTTCTATTAAATTTAAGTTCATTACAACATTTTATTTGTTACATGGTTAcgaaatatttgtttattttaaaatgtcacactAATGAACTTAACAAAAGAATTTAGTAGTGTTAATAATTGCAATTGAAATTCGAGAGACTAAATTTTCACATGTATGAGAACTACATATATTTggagcatattttaaccttaaaattataTGTGATTAAACAGGActaagttttaattatttctagAAAATTAGCAgttaaatttaatcttttttttagCTTTGACCAAatggaaaattacatttttgacTCCTAAAAAAATTACTTATTCAATTTAAACCATATTATCACAAATTAGccccaatttttttaaattttatctcgACCGAACACAAAATCCCATTGAATAAGGGGCTTAAACCAGAGTTCATTCAAGACCCGCCCCccaaaaaaacccaaaattttctcttcttttttttctgtTGAACTAAAACAGATCAAAACATCAAATGAAAAATCAAAAGTTGAGGTCCTGGGTTCTAAGTTTTAAGTTTAACCTCTGATGATGAAGAGAAGACATGAACTTTAACATCATTGTCATTTCCAACCTCCATCGAAGCCATTTCATCTTCCAAACACAAACAAAGAAGAAACAAAAGCAACAAATAAGctcaaaagttaaaaataaaaacaccCAAAGAACTATCattaagaaaaaagaagaagaagaagaagaagaagaagaatggtTCACCTGGTTTCTGATCAGAAGAAGGGTTGCAATAGGCCATAGTTGTTGAATGAAAAGAAATGAGGTTTTGGATTCTATATATAAAAGAAGTGGAATGGAAAGTGAGGGTCTTtccttattattataattattttgttgaAGGATCTATTGCTGTTTAAGAGAGTGGAATCTACTGAGTGGATAATTTGTCTTGCAGTGCTTGGGTTTTGGAGAAACGTGGTTTTACTAGTTTTAAGATAGTACAAGTTAAAAGAGCTCCTGGTCATTTTGACGTTGGGTTCTCTTTGGTGATACGGTATATTACATTATAGGTTAAAattagtttttccttttttttatccGGTGCTACGGACGAGTAGAATTCTACATAGTAGTGTGCAAATTTTAGATAAAATctaattaattcggttaattgaTCGAATTTAGTTAATCGGttgattaatcaaattaattcgaTTGGAGtcgtttaataattttttaaaagttcggTTAATGGTTAATTCAGTTTGAAATCGGTCGTTTAACCGAATTAACTGAACTTaataaatatatcataatatataaGTATTTAGTCGGGGGTCGGTCGGTTCAGTTAATTTTTTGGAAGTATAAATTAATCGGTCggttaattttttatatgttttatacttgttttaaccaaaaatcacaaatcatataaattttaattaatttggatATCCGAAAAAGTTCGATTTGGTTAattgtttttgaaaaaaatttggttCGATTAATGGTCAAGGGTTTAAAAAGGGTGGTTAATTCGATTAATAGTAGTTCGAGTCGATTAACCGATTGAGCACCCCTAATTGTACAAGGATCGGGCCAAGCCCTAATAAAATCCTAGGTTCGGTCTTGTTTGAAAAATGAGTCTAAATTTTTGCCCAAGTTTAGTctggataaaaatactaaaacccgagttatataaataattttaaaatataattcactaaatatactaaaaatattaaaataaatgtttcctaacaaattaaaaataaatttaaaaaatatttaatacttaaataacactaagataagtgcaacttaacaaacaaatgcctctaaaataatagcaaaattaataataaaacaagtgtTATTCAATATCCAAacattaacaataaaatagtagtaaCTTAATAgtgaaatagtagcaaaattgtGGTTAAAAAGTAGGAAAACAATAGTAAAACATGAAAAAACAGTAGCAAAAtagtaaggttttttttttaaattgcaaATTTGGGCTGGGCCGGGCAAAAAAACCTTATCGAGGCTTGACCCATGTTCTAAATGGGCTTTATTTTTTACCCAAACTCATTTTCCAtgcctatatttttgtccaagCTCTCTCATTTTTCGAGCAGGTCTTCAAGCCGGGCCCATGAAAAACACTATGGACGAGTTAGTTTtatgtattaattttaaaaatattaaatttatttgtaaaaaattaaaattgtgtaCATTATcacaaataatatgaaataatatataaaatatttgcgATATATTTAAATACCgtaaatatacatatattgtatgctataaaatttaaaattgtatagatattgtttgaattttgaataattgtataaataatttattataaaatttattagttaatatgtttttaattaattattttaaaaattattataagtataattttatattaattataatccTTGAGTTGAAATTGGATAAATGTACTATGAGTCCAATAAATTAAAGAACAAAGTAAGAAGATAAACTTTACACttaattaaaaacatttaaaacaaattaGAGTTAAATTATATGCCtggaaaagttgaaggacctaaTCTGAAAATATTTCAAACCCCACTCACATTTAGGAGTGTTCAAACAGTTAATCGAATCGAACTAGTATTCGGATTAACGGAACTTTTTAATTCTTTAATCGTTAACTGACCGAAattttttcaagaaaaattaatcGAACTTTTggttaattcggtcggttaaccaaattaactaaaattaatatgttttttgtttttttattaaaacaagtataaaacatataaaaaattgatAATATTTGTTTGactgaattaaccgaattataactacatataatttgtattattaattattaagttcagTTAATTACCCGATTtagaaccgaattaaccgaacttccaaaaaattattaactgaCCTCCGACCGAATTAGATCGATTAACCGAATTAAATCTGTTCAATggattaattcaattttaatcgaAATTTGAACATCCCTATTCATATTTATTAATTTCCAATAAAAAATTTTTATAATGTTGAGTATACCGGTTACATTTGATGCGTGAATTAATGGTAAACAAATATTAATTTCAAACTGCGACttatttagaaatttaattatggaAATATGATATAGaatatatgtaacgccccaattttcgggaattctgtgaatattggcataggtttaattatgttagtgggcctctagaaagcccaaacttaagatagaacccgacaattttagttaatttttgttccataagaaaaggggggtgaaattatgaaataggacctatgtgaaaatgtttgaaaatgctataggctaaattgaagcagccaaataaataggagtgcaaaataggaggatttgcatgacaaacctcccattttacatgaagtggccagccatcatgttgttgtagacaaaatgtacacttgatatccataatttatggtacaaattgataataggttaggtaaatgttcaatgataataggttaggtaaatgttccatgataatgggttaggtaaatgttccatgataatgggttaggtaaatgtttcatataagaatttcatgtcttttgtattaaagaattaaatggatgaaatattaagttttattaaaagaaaaaggtgtgaaaagaacaaagttttgtccatctttgttcatcatagatgaaagttagagaagagaaaggagaggagaaagctcttgagtatttggtcattaggaggaggaaaattgaaggtaagttcttggtaccttgcttctattttgaggttcatgagttcttcttgattctaccttaactcttgaagtatattttgatttttagttgtgttgtgagcatttagtcatgaattaaaatgaaggaaatggttgttgtttcatgttcttttgatgaaaaatggaagataggtgaagttgagccaaacaaataagcatgcatgtgccttagatgttaaagggaaaaatcagctaacatgttgtgctttaaaatgatgaaatggagattatacttaagtaaaatcatagatatgtgatgattgattggtgatatacatgtttaaataacaagcattcaagttaggtgtgaaagagtgatttggtaataaatctgcttgggatagcagcagtaacgtgactttggaaaatcaccataaattgtggaagatgagttagaagctgcataaattatgtaattaaagcttattgagtctagtttctaatgaaataaacaagaacatattttgaattctgtaaaatgagaaatttgattcgtaatgaagggtggtcagattagtcaaacagtgaaacatgggaaactttgagaaaaatctggtattgattggctaaaccaaaaattctgaaaattttatggatagaagatatatgagtctattttcagggaaaattaacggcacttgatttggagtttcgtagctccagttataaataatttagtgactgttgctcaagaagacagcttgcagtgaaattatgattatgtggtaaacattgacaaaaatttgttaatgagttgcttattgatttcttataagcttactatgatctgtaggtgtggttggccgaatattgtaaggggttaatacgtagtttgtatttgaatagttagattaacgtgttagtaatccaattgtaggcggttcgtgtgtggatctcgtcagcatatcgtcgcaaacatgtgtgtaactgacaccctctcatagactagattggcaaaagtcgaaaagccg is part of the Gossypium arboreum isolate Shixiya-1 chromosome 5, ASM2569848v2, whole genome shotgun sequence genome and harbors:
- the LOC108453750 gene encoding D-amino-acid transaminase, chloroplastic-like, whose amino-acid sequence is MAYCNPSSDQKPDEMASMEVGNDNDVKVHVFSSSSELIEKLHEKWSPVKKKPYPAMYSSVFGGIVLDPAMMVIPIDDHMVHRGHGVFDTAVILDGYLYELDAHLDRFLRSASKARISPPFPRSTLRSILVQLTAASQCKEGTLRYWLSAGPGNFLLSPAKCPTSAFYAVVIADNVSQCKNGVKVITSTIPMKAPLFATMKNVNYLPNVLSIMEAEDKGAYASIWVDDDGFIAEGPNVNVAFITNDKELILPPFDKILSGCTAKRLLKLASKLVEQGRLKSVKTSNLTVMEAKGAAEMMYIGSTLPILPIIMWDEQPIGDGKVGDLTMALSDLLWHDMVAGSNTHRICVPY